A genomic region of Ensifer adhaerens contains the following coding sequences:
- a CDS encoding 50S ribosomal protein L23: protein MTDLRHYDVIVSPSITEKSTLVSEQNQVVFNVAKDASKPEIKAAVEALFGVKVTAVNTLVRKGKTKRFRGFAGKQKDVKKAIITLADGQSIDVSTGL from the coding sequence ATGACGGATCTTCGCCACTACGACGTGATCGTGTCTCCCTCGATCACTGAAAAGTCGACGCTGGTTTCCGAACAGAACCAGGTCGTCTTCAACGTCGCCAAGGACGCTTCGAAGCCTGAGATCAAGGCTGCTGTCGAAGCTCTGTTCGGCGTCAAGGTTACGGCTGTGAACACGCTGGTCCGCAAGGGCAAGACGAAGCGTTTCCGCGGCTTTGCCGGAAAGCAGAAGGACGTGAAGAAGGCGATCATTACGCTCGCCGACGGTCAGTCCATCGACGTCTCCACCGGTCTCTAA
- the fusA gene encoding elongation factor G, which translates to MAREYKIEDYRNFGIMAHIDAGKTTTTERILYYTGKSHKIGEVHDGAATMDWMEQEQERGITITSAATTTFWKGRDGKARRFNIIDTPGHVDFTIEVERSLRVLDGAIALLDANAGVEPQTETVWRQAEKYNVPRMIFCNKMDKTGADFYRSVEMIKTRLGAIAVVMQLPIGAETEFKGVIDLVEMNALVWRDESLGAQWDVVEIPDDMKAKAEEYREKLIETVVEIDEAAMEAYLEGNMPSNDKIRELVRRGTIDVKFHPMFCGTAFKNKGVQPLLDAVVDYLPSPLDIPAIKGIDAKTEAEIERHADDAEPLSMLAFKIMNDPFVGSLTFARIYSGKLEKGSSVMNTVKDKRERVGRMLQMHSNSREDIEEAFAGDIVALAGLKETTTGDTLCDPLKPVILERMEFPEPVIQIAIEPKSKGDQEKMGLALNRLAAEDPSFRVKTDQESGQTIIAGMGELHLDIIVDRMRREFKVEANVGAPQVAYRETITRQHEEDYTHKKQSGGTGQFARVKIVFEPNPEGEDFKFESKIVGGAVPKEYIPGVQKGIESVLSSGPLAGFPMLGVKATLIDGAFHDVDSSVLAFEIASRACFREAAKKAGAQLLEPMMKVEVVTPEDYVGDVIGDLNSRRGQIQGQESRGVAVVINANVPLANMFKYVDNLRSMSQGRAQYTMTFDHYAPVPSNVAQEIQAKYSGQK; encoded by the coding sequence ATGGCACGCGAATATAAAATCGAAGACTACCGTAACTTCGGTATCATGGCGCACATCGACGCCGGCAAGACCACGACGACCGAGCGCATCCTTTACTACACCGGCAAGTCCCACAAGATCGGCGAAGTCCACGACGGCGCCGCGACCATGGATTGGATGGAGCAGGAGCAGGAACGCGGCATCACGATCACGTCTGCTGCGACGACCACCTTCTGGAAGGGTCGTGACGGCAAGGCTCGCCGCTTCAACATCATCGACACCCCCGGTCACGTCGACTTCACCATTGAAGTCGAGCGTTCGCTGCGCGTTCTCGACGGCGCCATCGCGCTGCTCGACGCCAACGCCGGTGTTGAGCCGCAGACGGAAACCGTCTGGCGTCAGGCGGAAAAGTACAACGTTCCGCGCATGATCTTCTGCAACAAGATGGACAAGACCGGCGCGGACTTCTACCGCTCGGTCGAGATGATCAAGACCCGCCTGGGCGCGATCGCCGTCGTCATGCAGCTGCCGATCGGCGCTGAAACCGAGTTCAAGGGCGTTATCGACCTCGTCGAGATGAACGCTCTCGTCTGGCGCGACGAATCGCTCGGCGCCCAGTGGGACGTCGTCGAGATCCCGGACGACATGAAGGCGAAGGCTGAAGAATATCGCGAAAAGCTGATCGAGACCGTTGTCGAGATCGACGAAGCTGCGATGGAAGCCTACCTCGAAGGCAACATGCCGTCGAACGACAAGATCCGCGAACTCGTTCGCCGCGGCACCATCGACGTGAAGTTCCACCCGATGTTCTGCGGTACCGCGTTCAAGAACAAGGGTGTTCAGCCGCTGCTCGACGCGGTTGTCGACTACCTGCCGTCGCCGCTCGACATTCCGGCGATCAAGGGTATCGACGCGAAGACCGAAGCTGAAATCGAACGTCACGCTGACGATGCCGAGCCGCTTTCGATGCTCGCGTTCAAGATCATGAACGACCCCTTCGTCGGTTCGCTCACCTTCGCGCGCATCTATTCGGGCAAGCTCGAAAAGGGCTCGTCGGTCATGAACACGGTCAAGGACAAGCGCGAGCGCGTCGGCCGTATGCTGCAGATGCACTCGAACAGCCGTGAAGACATCGAAGAAGCCTTTGCAGGCGACATCGTTGCTCTGGCTGGTCTCAAGGAAACCACCACTGGCGATACGCTCTGCGACCCGTTGAAGCCGGTTATCCTTGAGCGCATGGAATTCCCGGAGCCGGTTATCCAGATCGCGATCGAGCCGAAGTCCAAGGGCGACCAGGAAAAGATGGGCCTCGCGCTCAACCGCCTGGCTGCTGAAGACCCGTCCTTCCGCGTCAAGACTGACCAGGAATCCGGCCAGACGATCATCGCTGGCATGGGCGAACTTCACCTCGACATCATCGTCGACCGTATGCGTCGCGAGTTCAAGGTTGAAGCCAACGTCGGTGCCCCGCAGGTTGCTTACCGCGAAACCATCACGCGTCAGCACGAAGAAGACTACACGCACAAGAAGCAGTCCGGTGGTACCGGTCAGTTCGCGCGCGTCAAGATCGTCTTCGAACCGAACCCGGAAGGCGAAGACTTCAAGTTCGAATCCAAGATCGTCGGTGGTGCTGTTCCGAAGGAATACATCCCGGGCGTTCAGAAGGGTATCGAAAGCGTTCTGTCTTCCGGTCCGCTCGCTGGCTTCCCGATGCTGGGTGTCAAGGCGACGCTCATCGACGGTGCATTCCACGACGTCGACTCGTCGGTTCTGGCCTTCGAAATCGCTTCGCGTGCTTGCTTCCGTGAAGCTGCCAAGAAGGCCGGTGCACAGCTGCTCGAGCCGATGATGAAGGTTGAAGTCGTAACGCCGGAAGACTACGTCGGCGACGTTATCGGCGACCTCAACTCCCGTCGTGGCCAGATCCAGGGCCAGGAATCGCGTGGCGTTGCCGTTGTGATCAACGCAAACGTCCCGCTGGCGAACATGTTCAAGTACGTCGACAACCTGCGGTCCATGTCGCAGGGCCGCGCACAGTACACGATGACCTTCGATCACTACGCGCCGGTCCCGTCGAACGTCGCACAGGAAATCCAGGCAAAGTATTCCGGTCAGAAGTGA
- the rpsG gene encoding 30S ribosomal protein S7 — protein sequence MSRRHRAEKREINPDPKFGDLVVTKFMNAIMLHGKKSVAESIVYGAFDAVQVKLKQEPITVFHSALDNIAPHVEVRSRRVGGATYQVPVDVRPERRQALAIRWLIAAARKRNETTMVDRLCGELMDAANNRGSAVKKREDTHKMADANRAFSHYRW from the coding sequence ATGTCCCGACGTCACAGAGCAGAAAAGCGTGAGATCAACCCGGATCCGAAGTTCGGTGATCTGGTTGTCACGAAGTTCATGAACGCAATCATGCTGCACGGCAAGAAGTCCGTTGCGGAAAGCATCGTTTACGGCGCGTTCGATGCGGTTCAGGTCAAGCTGAAGCAGGAGCCGATCACCGTATTCCATTCCGCGCTCGACAACATTGCGCCGCACGTTGAAGTGCGTTCGCGCCGCGTCGGTGGTGCTACTTACCAGGTTCCGGTCGATGTTCGTCCGGAGCGTCGCCAGGCCCTCGCCATCCGTTGGCTGATTGCGGCCGCACGCAAGCGTAACGAGACGACCATGGTTGATCGCCTTTGCGGCGAACTCATGGACGCAGCGAACAACCGTGGTAGCGCCGTGAAGAAGCGCGAAGACACGCACAAGATGGCTGATGCCAACCGTGCGTTCTCGCATTATCGCTGGTAA
- the rpsL gene encoding 30S ribosomal protein S12: protein MPTVNQLIRKPRQAQVKRNKVPALQENPQKRGVCTRVYTTTPKKPNSALRKVAKIRLTNGFEVIGYIPGEGHNLQEHSVVMIRGGRVKDLPGVRYHIIRGVLDTQGVKNRKQRRSKYGAKRPK, encoded by the coding sequence ATGCCTACCGTAAACCAGCTGATCCGCAAGCCTCGTCAGGCACAGGTAAAGCGCAACAAGGTTCCTGCTCTGCAGGAAAACCCGCAGAAGCGTGGTGTTTGCACCCGCGTTTACACGACGACCCCGAAGAAGCCGAACTCGGCTCTCCGTAAGGTTGCCAAGATTCGCCTGACGAACGGCTTCGAAGTCATCGGCTACATCCCGGGTGAAGGTCACAACCTTCAGGAGCACTCGGTTGTTATGATCCGCGGCGGCCGCGTAAAGGACCTTCCGGGTGTTCGCTACCACATCATCCGTGGCGTTCTCGACACCCAGGGCGTCAAGAACCGCAAGCAGCGCCGTTCGAAGTACGGTGCGAAGCGTCCGAAGTAA
- the rplC gene encoding 50S ribosomal protein L3, translating to MRSGVIAQKVGMTRVYNDAGEHIPVTVLKLENCQVVAQRTEEKNGYVAVQLGAGRSKVKNTPKAMRGHFAAANVEPKAKLVEFRVSADNLIDIGAELTANHFVAGQLVDVTGTTIGKGFAGAIKRHNFGGLRATHGVSVSHRSHGSTGSNQDPGRVWKGKRMAGHMGQTRVTTQNLEVVSTDEDRGLILVKGAVPGSKGAWIVVRDAIKSGTPEGAPRPAAVRAEASK from the coding sequence ATGCGTTCAGGTGTGATTGCACAGAAAGTGGGAATGACCCGCGTCTATAACGACGCTGGTGAGCATATCCCGGTTACAGTTTTGAAGCTGGAGAACTGCCAGGTGGTAGCCCAGCGTACGGAAGAAAAGAACGGCTACGTGGCTGTCCAGCTCGGTGCTGGCCGCTCCAAGGTCAAGAACACGCCGAAGGCGATGCGCGGCCACTTTGCTGCTGCCAACGTCGAGCCGAAGGCGAAGCTCGTCGAGTTCCGCGTTTCCGCGGACAACCTGATCGACATCGGTGCAGAACTGACGGCCAACCATTTTGTTGCCGGCCAGCTCGTTGACGTCACCGGTACCACGATCGGTAAGGGTTTTGCTGGTGCCATCAAGCGCCACAACTTCGGCGGTCTGCGTGCAACGCACGGCGTTTCCGTATCGCACCGTTCGCATGGTTCTACCGGTTCCAACCAGGATCCGGGCCGCGTTTGGAAGGGCAAGCGCATGGCTGGTCACATGGGTCAGACCCGCGTCACCACCCAGAACCTCGAAGTCGTATCGACCGATGAAGACCGCGGTCTGATCCTGGTCAAGGGCGCAGTCCCCGGCTCCAAGGGTGCCTGGATCGTCGTTCGTGACGCCATCAAGTCGGGCACCCCGGAAGGCGCTCCGCGCCCGGCCGCTGTGCGCGCCGAAGCATCGAAGTAA
- a CDS encoding transcriptional regulator — protein MAVTPDNDNAPDEPMVFIIIGKAYETDGDGDGVDIHVMLKAPDDDTAVREALNALAEEGFLEADLDQIGTLTEVPSDEPHASAYQGALEGEVAIIRFS, from the coding sequence ATGGCCGTCACCCCAGACAACGACAATGCCCCGGACGAACCGATGGTGTTCATCATCATCGGCAAGGCCTACGAGACCGATGGCGACGGAGATGGCGTGGACATTCACGTGATGCTCAAGGCGCCCGACGACGATACCGCCGTTCGCGAAGCGCTGAACGCGCTTGCCGAAGAAGGTTTTCTCGAGGCTGACCTGGACCAGATCGGTACATTGACCGAAGTCCCGAGCGACGAGCCTCACGCCTCAGCCTACCAGGGTGCGCTCGAAGGCGAAGTGGCAATTATCCGTTTCAGCTAA
- the rpoC gene encoding DNA-directed RNA polymerase subunit beta': protein MNQEVMNLFNPQVPAQTFDSIRISIASPEKILSWSYGEIKKPETINYRTFKPERDGLFCARIFGPIKDYECLCGKYKRMKYKGIICEKCGVEVTLSRVRRERMGHIELAAPVAHIWFLKSLPSRISTLLDMTLKDVERVLYFENYIVTEPGLTSLKENQLLSEEDYMLAVDEFGEDQFTAMIGAEAIYEMLASMNLEKIAGDLRAELAETTSDLKQKKLMKRLKIVENFMESGNRPEWMIMKVVPVIPPDLRPLVPLDGGRFATSDLNDLYRRVINRNNRLKRLIELRAPGIIIRNEKRMLQESVDALFDNGRRGRVITGANKRPLKSLSDMLKGKQGRFRQNLLGKRVDYSGRSVIVTGPELKLHQCGLPKKMALELFKPFIYARLDAKGYSSTVKQAKKLVEKEKPEVWDILDEVIREHPVLLNRAPTLHRLGIQAFEPTLVEGKAIQLHPLVCTAFNADFDGDQMAVHVPLSLEAQLEARVLMMSTNNILHPANGAPIIVPSQDMVLGLYYLSILNQNEPGEGMAFSDMGELHHALETKAVTLHAKIRGRFKTVDAEGNPVSKIYETTPGRMIIGELLPRNVNVPFETCNQEMTKKNISKMIDTVYRHCGQKDTVIFCDRIMQLGFAHACRAGISFGKDDMVIPDTKVKIVGDTEALVKEYEQQYNDGLITQGEKYNKVVDAWGKATEKVADEMMARIKAVEFDDNGRQKPMNSIYMMSHSGARGSPNQMRQLGGMRGLMAKPSGEIIETPIISNFKEGLTVNEYFNSTHGARKGLADTALKTANSGYLTRRLVDVAQDCIVNSVDCGTENGLTMTAIVDAGQVVASLGARILGRTALDDIDHPVTGARLVDAGRMILEPDVIEIEKAGIQSIRIRSALTCEIQTGVCGVCYGRDLARGTPVNMGEAVGVIAAQSIGEPGTQLTMRTFHLGGTATVVDQSFLEASYEGTVQIKNRNMLRNSDGVLVAMGRNMAVQILDERGVERSSQRVAYGSKILVDDGDKVKRGQRLAEWDPYTRPMMTEVEGTVHFEDVVDGISVLEATDESTGITKRQVIDWRSTPRGTDLKPAIVIKDKNGAVMKLSRGGDARFMLSVDAILSVEPGTKVSQGDVLARSPLESAKTKDITGGLPRVAELFEARRPKDHAIIAEIDGTIRFGRDYKNKRRVLIEPAEDGVEPVEYLIPKGKPFHLQDGDYIEKGDYILDGNPAPHDILAIKGVEALASYLVNEIQEVYRLQGVVINDKHIEVIVRQMLQKVEITDAGDSTYIVGDNVDRIELEDVNDGLIEQGKKPAYGDPVLLGITKASLQTPSFISAASFQETTKVLTEAAIAGKTDGLQGLKENVIVGRLIPAGTGGTMTQIRRIATARDEMILEERRRGTGADVATPMLADLANENAAAE, encoded by the coding sequence ATGAACCAAGAGGTCATGAATCTTTTCAATCCGCAGGTGCCTGCACAGACTTTCGATTCCATCCGGATTTCGATCGCCTCGCCGGAGAAGATTCTTTCCTGGTCTTACGGTGAGATCAAGAAGCCGGAGACGATCAACTACCGCACGTTCAAGCCGGAACGCGACGGTCTGTTCTGCGCGCGCATCTTTGGCCCGATCAAGGACTACGAGTGCCTGTGCGGCAAGTACAAGCGCATGAAGTACAAGGGCATCATCTGCGAAAAGTGCGGCGTGGAAGTCACGTTGTCGCGCGTTCGCCGTGAGCGCATGGGCCACATCGAGCTCGCCGCTCCCGTTGCCCACATCTGGTTCCTGAAGTCGCTGCCGAGCCGCATTTCGACGCTGCTCGACATGACGCTGAAGGATGTCGAGCGCGTTCTGTACTTCGAAAACTACATCGTCACCGAGCCTGGTCTGACGTCGCTGAAGGAAAACCAGCTCCTCAGCGAAGAAGACTACATGCTCGCCGTCGATGAGTTCGGCGAAGATCAGTTCACCGCGATGATCGGTGCTGAAGCGATCTATGAAATGCTCGCTTCGATGAATCTCGAAAAGATCGCCGGCGATCTGCGTGCGGAACTGGCCGAGACGACCTCGGATCTGAAGCAGAAGAAGCTGATGAAGCGGCTGAAGATCGTCGAGAACTTCATGGAGTCCGGCAACCGTCCGGAATGGATGATCATGAAGGTCGTTCCGGTGATCCCGCCGGATCTGCGTCCGCTCGTCCCGCTCGACGGTGGCCGTTTCGCGACGTCGGATCTGAACGATCTCTATCGCCGCGTCATCAACCGTAACAACCGTCTGAAGCGCCTGATCGAACTGCGCGCTCCGGGCATCATCATCCGCAACGAAAAGCGTATGCTGCAGGAATCTGTGGACGCGCTGTTCGATAACGGCCGTCGTGGCCGCGTCATCACCGGCGCCAACAAGCGCCCGCTGAAGTCGCTGTCCGACATGCTCAAGGGCAAGCAGGGCCGCTTCCGTCAGAACCTGCTCGGCAAGCGCGTCGACTATTCCGGCCGCTCGGTCATCGTGACCGGTCCGGAACTGAAGCTGCACCAGTGCGGTCTTCCGAAGAAGATGGCGCTCGAGCTGTTCAAGCCGTTCATCTACGCCCGCCTCGACGCCAAGGGTTACTCCTCGACCGTCAAGCAGGCCAAGAAGCTCGTCGAAAAGGAAAAGCCGGAAGTCTGGGACATCCTCGACGAGGTTATCCGCGAGCATCCGGTTCTGTTGAACCGCGCACCGACGCTGCACCGCCTGGGCATCCAGGCCTTCGAACCGACCCTGGTCGAAGGCAAGGCGATCCAGCTGCACCCGCTCGTCTGCACGGCCTTCAACGCCGACTTCGACGGCGACCAGATGGCCGTTCACGTGCCGCTGTCGCTCGAAGCGCAGCTTGAAGCCCGCGTTCTGATGATGTCGACGAACAACATCCTGCACCCGGCAAACGGCGCGCCGATCATCGTTCCGTCGCAGGACATGGTTCTCGGTCTCTACTATCTGTCGATCCTGAACCAGAACGAGCCGGGCGAAGGCATGGCGTTCTCGGACATGGGCGAGCTGCATCACGCGCTCGAAACCAAGGCCGTGACCCTGCACGCCAAGATCCGTGGCCGCTTCAAGACCGTCGACGCCGAGGGCAACCCGGTTTCGAAGATCTACGAAACGACGCCTGGCCGCATGATCATCGGCGAACTGTTGCCGCGCAACGTCAACGTGCCGTTCGAGACCTGCAACCAGGAAATGACCAAGAAGAACATCTCCAAGATGATCGACACGGTCTACCGTCACTGCGGTCAGAAAGACACGGTCATCTTCTGCGACCGCATCATGCAGCTCGGCTTTGCCCATGCCTGCCGCGCCGGCATTTCGTTCGGCAAGGACGACATGGTCATTCCGGACACCAAGGTGAAGATCGTCGGTGATACTGAAGCGCTCGTGAAGGAATACGAGCAGCAGTACAATGACGGCCTCATCACCCAGGGCGAAAAGTACAACAAGGTTGTCGACGCCTGGGGCAAGGCGACCGAGAAGGTCGCCGACGAAATGATGGCCCGCATTAAGGCTGTAGAGTTCGACGACAACGGCCGTCAGAAGCCGATGAACTCGATCTACATGATGTCGCACTCCGGCGCCCGTGGTTCTCCTAACCAGATGCGTCAGCTGGGCGGCATGCGCGGCCTGATGGCCAAGCCCTCGGGCGAAATCATCGAGACGCCGATCATCTCGAACTTCAAGGAAGGCCTCACCGTTAACGAGTACTTCAACTCGACCCACGGTGCCCGTAAGGGTCTGGCCGACACCGCCTTGAAGACCGCGAACTCGGGTTACCTGACCCGTCGTCTCGTCGACGTGGCGCAGGATTGCATCGTCAACTCCGTCGATTGCGGCACCGAAAACGGCCTTACCATGACGGCGATCGTCGACGCTGGTCAGGTCGTGGCTTCGCTTGGTGCGCGTATCCTTGGTCGTACGGCTCTGGATGACATCGATCACCCGGTCACCGGCGCTCGCCTCGTCGACGCTGGTCGGATGATCCTTGAGCCCGACGTCATCGAGATCGAAAAGGCTGGTATCCAGTCGATCCGTATCCGTTCGGCACTGACCTGCGAAATCCAGACGGGCGTTTGCGGCGTTTGCTACGGCCGCGACCTGGCACGTGGTACGCCGGTCAACATGGGCGAAGCGGTTGGCGTTATCGCTGCACAATCGATTGGTGAACCGGGTACCCAGCTCACCATGCGTACCTTCCACTTGGGCGGTACGGCGACCGTGGTCGACCAGTCGTTCCTGGAAGCGTCCTACGAAGGCACGGTTCAGATCAAGAACCGCAACATGCTGCGCAACTCGGACGGCGTTCTCGTCGCGATGGGCCGTAACATGGCGGTCCAGATCCTGGACGAGCGCGGCGTCGAGCGTTCTTCGCAGCGCGTTGCCTATGGTTCGAAGATCCTCGTCGACGATGGTGACAAGGTGAAGCGCGGTCAGCGTCTCGCCGAGTGGGACCCCTACACCCGTCCGATGATGACGGAAGTGGAAGGTACCGTTCACTTTGAAGACGTCGTCGACGGCATCTCGGTGCTCGAAGCGACCGACGAATCCACCGGCATCACCAAGCGTCAGGTTATCGACTGGCGTTCGACTCCGCGTGGTACGGACCTGAAGCCGGCGATCGTCATCAAGGACAAGAATGGTGCGGTCATGAAGCTGTCGCGTGGTGGTGACGCCCGCTTCATGCTTTCGGTCGACGCCATTCTTTCGGTGGAACCGGGCACGAAGGTTTCCCAGGGTGACGTGCTTGCACGTTCGCCGCTGGAAAGCGCCAAGACCAAGGATATCACCGGTGGTCTGCCGCGCGTTGCCGAACTGTTCGAAGCTCGTCGTCCGAAGGATCACGCCATCATCGCTGAGATCGATGGTACCATCCGCTTCGGCCGCGACTACAAGAACAAGCGTCGCGTTCTGATCGAGCCGGCGGAAGATGGTGTTGAGCCGGTCGAATACCTGATTCCGAAGGGCAAACCCTTCCATCTTCAGGATGGCGACTACATCGAAAAGGGCGACTACATCCTCGACGGCAATCCGGCGCCGCACGACATCCTGGCGATCAAGGGCGTGGAAGCACTTGCTTCCTACCTGGTCAACGAAATCCAGGAAGTCTACCGACTGCAGGGCGTTGTCATCAACGACAAGCACATCGAGGTGATCGTTCGTCAGATGCTGCAGAAGGTGGAAATCACCGATGCTGGCGACTCGACCTACATCGTCGGCGACAATGTCGATCGTATCGAGCTCGAAGATGTCAACGACGGCCTGATCGAACAGGGCAAGAAGCCGGCATACGGCGATCCAGTCCTGCTCGGCATCACCAAGGCCTCGCTGCAGACACCGTCGTTCATCTCGGCAGCGTCGTTCCAGGAAACCACCAAGGTCCTGACCGAAGCGGCGATCGCCGGCAAGACGGACGGACTGCAGGGCCTGAAGGAAAACGTCATCGTCGGCCGTCTGATCCCGGCCGGTACCGGTGGCACGATGACCCAGATCCGTCGCATCGCAACCGCGCGCGACGAAATGATCCTGGAAGAGCGTCGTCGTGGCACGGGCGCGGATGTCGCAACGCCGATGCTCGCCGATCTCGCCAACGAAAACGCAGCAGCCGAATAA
- the rpsJ gene encoding 30S ribosomal protein S10, translated as MNGQNIRIRLKAFDHRILDASTREIVSTAKRTGASVRGPVPLPTRIEKFTVNRSPHVDKKSREQFEMRTHKRLLDIVDPTPQTVDALMKLDLAAGVDVEIKL; from the coding sequence ATGAACGGCCAGAACATCCGCATCCGCCTCAAGGCGTTTGATCACCGGATCCTCGACGCCTCGACGCGCGAAATCGTGTCGACGGCAAAGCGTACCGGTGCAAGCGTGCGCGGTCCCGTACCGCTGCCGACGCGCATTGAAAAGTTTACGGTCAACCGCTCGCCGCACGTCGACAAGAAGAGCCGTGAACAGTTCGAAATGCGCACCCACAAGCGCCTTCTCGACATCGTAGACCCGACCCCGCAGACCGTTGACGCGCTGATGAAGCTCGACCTGGCTGCCGGCGTCGACGTGGAAATCAAGCTTTAA
- the rplD gene encoding 50S ribosomal protein L4, translated as MDLNVKTLEGKDAGKVSLSDAIFGLEPREDIIARVVRWQLAKKQQGTHKAKGRAEVSRTGAKMYKQKGTGRARHHSARAPQFRGGGKAHGPVVRSHAHDLPKKVRALGLRHALSAKLKAEEIIVIDDLVAKEAKTKALAGVFASLGLTNALIIGGAEIENNFKLAAQNIPNVDVLPVQGINVYDILRRGKLVLSKAAVEALEERFK; from the coding sequence ATGGATCTCAACGTCAAAACCCTCGAGGGCAAGGACGCAGGAAAGGTTTCCCTTTCTGACGCCATTTTCGGCCTCGAACCCCGTGAAGACATCATTGCCCGCGTCGTTCGCTGGCAGCTCGCCAAGAAGCAGCAGGGCACGCATAAGGCCAAGGGCCGCGCGGAAGTTTCGCGCACCGGCGCCAAGATGTACAAGCAGAAGGGTACGGGCCGCGCCCGCCACCACTCCGCTCGCGCTCCGCAGTTCCGTGGCGGTGGTAAGGCTCATGGCCCGGTTGTCCGCAGCCACGCACACGACCTTCCGAAGAAGGTTCGTGCTCTCGGCTTGCGCCATGCGCTCTCGGCCAAGCTGAAGGCTGAAGAGATCATCGTCATCGACGATCTCGTCGCCAAGGAAGCCAAGACCAAGGCACTCGCCGGCGTGTTCGCCTCGCTCGGCCTCACCAACGCTCTGATCATCGGCGGCGCCGAGATCGAGAACAACTTCAAGCTCGCAGCCCAGAACATCCCGAACGTGGACGTTCTGCCGGTTCAGGGCATCAACGTTTACGACATTCTGCGCCGTGGCAAGCTCGTGCTTTCCAAGGCTGCCGTGGAAGCTCTGGAGGAGCGGTTCAAATGA
- the tuf gene encoding elongation factor Tu encodes MAKSKFERNKPHVNIGTIGHVDHGKTSLTAAITKYFGEFKAYDQIDAAPEEKARGITISTAHVEYETPNRHYAHVDCPGHADYVKNMITGAAQMDGAILVCSAADGPMPQTREHILLARQVGVPAIVVFLNKVDQVDDAELLELVELEVRELLSSYEFPGDDIPIIKGSALAALEDSDKKIGEDAIRELMAAVDAYIPTPERPIDQPFLMPIEDVFSISGRGTVVTGRVERGIVKVGEEVEIVGIRDTSKTTVTGVEMFRKLLDQGQAGDNIGALIRGVNRDGVERGQILCKPGSVKPHKKFMAEAYILTKEEGGRHTPFFTNYRPQFYFRTTDVTGIVTLPEGTEMVMPGDNVTVAVELIVPIAMEEKLRFAIREGGRTVGAGIVASIVE; translated from the coding sequence ATGGCAAAGAGCAAATTTGAGCGCAACAAGCCGCACGTTAACATTGGCACGATTGGCCACGTTGACCATGGCAAGACGTCGCTGACCGCAGCGATCACGAAGTACTTCGGCGAGTTCAAGGCGTATGACCAGATCGACGCTGCGCCGGAAGAAAAGGCCCGTGGTATCACCATTTCGACGGCGCACGTTGAGTATGAGACGCCGAACCGTCACTACGCTCACGTTGACTGCCCCGGCCACGCCGACTACGTCAAGAACATGATCACCGGTGCTGCGCAGATGGACGGCGCGATCCTGGTTTGCTCGGCTGCTGACGGCCCGATGCCGCAGACCCGCGAGCACATCCTGCTTGCTCGTCAGGTTGGCGTTCCGGCCATCGTCGTGTTCCTCAACAAGGTCGACCAGGTTGACGACGCCGAGCTTCTCGAGCTCGTCGAGCTGGAAGTTCGCGAACTTCTGTCGTCCTACGAATTCCCCGGCGACGACATTCCGATCATCAAGGGCTCGGCGCTTGCTGCTCTGGAAGACTCGGACAAGAAGATCGGCGAAGACGCGATCCGCGAGCTGATGGCTGCTGTTGACGCCTACATCCCGACGCCTGAGCGTCCGATCGACCAGCCGTTCCTGATGCCGATCGAAGACGTGTTCTCGATCTCGGGCCGTGGTACGGTTGTGACCGGTCGCGTTGAGCGCGGCATCGTCAAGGTCGGCGAAGAAGTTGAAATCGTCGGCATCCGCGACACGTCGAAGACGACGGTCACGGGCGTTGAAATGTTCCGCAAGCTGCTCGACCAGGGCCAGGCCGGCGACAACATCGGCGCGCTGATCCGCGGTGTTAACCGTGACGGCGTTGAGCGTGGTCAGATCCTGTGCAAGCCGGGTTCGGTCAAGCCGCACAAGAAGTTCATGGCTGAAGCCTACATCCTGACGAAGGAAGAAGGCGGCCGTCATACGCCGTTCTTCACCAACTACCGTCCGCAGTTCTACTTCCGCACGACGGACGTAACGGGCATCGTTACGCTTCCGGAAGGCACGGAAATGGTCATGCCGGGCGACAACGTCACGGTTGCCGTCGAGCTGATCGTTCCGATCGCGATGGAAGAAAAGCTGCGCTTCGCGATCCGCGAAGGCGGCCGTACCGTCGGCGCAGGCATCGTTGCCTCCATCGTCGAGTAA